Within the Desulfobaculum xiamenense genome, the region TATGACGAAGCCCTAGTGAGGATTGTCAAGGGGGTCACCCCCTTGACCGGGTCCGGGCAGCGCCCGGCCGCCGGAGGCGTCAAAAAAAACGGCCCCGTTCGCGTCGCGAGCGGGGCCGTTTTGGTTCGTGATGATTCCGGTTCGGCTAGGAGAGCAGGGCGGTGGCGAAGTCTTTGCCGTTGAAGGGGCGCAGGTCTTCCATCTTTTCGCCGAGGCCGATGTAGGTGATCGGGATGCCGTGCTGGAGGGCGATGGCCACGACCACGCCGCCCTTGGCGGTGCCGTCGAGCTTGGTGAGGATGATTTCGTCGATGCCTGCCGCGTCGGCGAAGAGCTTCACCTGCGACAGGGCGTTCTGGCCGGTGGTGGCGTCGAGCACCAGCACGCTGCGGTGCGGCGCGCCGGGGTGCTTTTTCCCGAGGACGTTGCGGATTTTGGTCAACTCGGCCATGAGGTCCACCTTGGTGTGCAGGCGACCAGCTGTGTCCACGAAGACCATGTCGTAGCCGTCGCGCAGGGCTATATCCACGGCCTCGAAGGCCACGGCGGCCGGGTCCGCGCCCTCGCCCTTGCCGAAGAAGCCCGCGCCCACGCGCTCGGCCCAGACCTGAAGCTGCTCCATGGCTGCGGCACGGAAGGTGTCGCCAGCGGCGACGAGGACCTTCTTGCCCTGCATCTGCGCGCGGTGGGCGAGCTTGGCGATGGTGGTGGTCTTGCCCGCGCCGTTGACGCCGATCATGAGTACGACTTCGGGCGGGTTCACGGCGGTGATGCGGCGCTCGGTGCGGAAGACCTCTTCCAGCTCCTCGCGCATGAGGTCCTTGAACGCGGAGGTCTCGGTGACGCCCGCCTTGCGCACGCGTTCGCGCAGGTTGGCGATGAGCTTCGCGGTGGCCTCGTAGCCCACGTCGGCCATGATGAGGATTTCTTCCAGTTCGTCCCAGAAGGCGTCGTCCATGGTCTCGTGGGCGGACAGCAGGCCTTCGATGCGGCGCGAGATGCGTTCCTTGGTCTTTTCGAGGCCTTCGGAAAGCTTGAGGAACAGGCGGTTGCGCTCGTCCTCCTCGTCCTCCAGCTCAAGGGCGAGGGCAAGGCGATACTGGAGTTCCGACCGGAAGTCGGCGACATCCTCGTATTCCATCATGTCCAGCCACGAGTTGAAGCGGTCGCGGAAGTCGCGGGCCTCGGACTCGGGCGCGCCGAGGGCACGGAACAGGAAGGACAGGCGGGTGTCGAGCTCCGCCCCGCGCGTGGAGACGCCATCGAGGACGACGGAGAGCCATTCGGAAAGTTTCGGTTCCGCCTCGCGCAGGCGCAGGGTCAGTTCGCGCTGCCAGGGTTCCTCGGCGGTGAGCTTGTTTTCCTCGGGAGCTGCGTCCCGTTGGGGCGCGGCTGGTTCGGCGTCGGCATTGGGGACTTCGGCGGGAGCTGCGGGGGCTTCGACGGGAGTTTCGGCGGGTGCCGCTGCGGGCGTCGGCTCGGGTGCTGCTGCGGGCGTCGGCTCGGGTGCCGCTGTCGCTTCGGCCTCGGCGGGCATCTCGGGGGCGAGTGTCGCCTCGACGGCTTCCGGCGCGTCCTGCGGTTTCGTCGTGTCCTGCTTCTGCCAGAATTTCAGTTTGGAGAAAAAGCCCATGTGGAAAACCCCTTGTTCGGTGGAAAGTATCTCTTCGGCGACGCGCGCCGGGGCAGTGCCCGGTGTGGCGGTCCGCGCAAAAATCGTATACAGCGAAGCCGTTGGCAAGGACGGCGCAGACATGTCCGGGTCCGTACTGTGATGCGGCTCGGGTTACTTTGCCCAGATGCCGGATTCCGTCAAGTGTGCGGAGCTCCGGACATGGCATCATAGAGAGAAAAGCGTGCAGGAGATGCAGATGAAACGGCTTCGCGTACGGCAGGCGCTCGGCTCCGAGACGCCTGTGGAAAGCATTGTGGTCAAGGGCTGGGTGCGCACCAAGCGCGAGAACAAGGGCTTCGCCTTCATCGAACTCAACGACGGATCGTGCCTGTCGAACCTGCAGGTCATCGTTGATGAGGGGATTGCGGGCTGGGAGGACATCGCCAGAGTGACCACCGGCGCGTCCATCTCCGTGGAGGGCAACCTCGTCGAGTCTCCCGGTGCCGGGCAGAAGTGGGAAGTCCACGGCACCAGTCTGACGCTTCTCGGCGACGCTGACCCCGAGACCTTTCCGCTTCAGAAGAAGCGCCACTCCGACGAATTTCTGCGCAGCATCGCCCACCTGCGGCCGCGTACCAACAAGTTCGGCGCCATCTTCCGCATCCGCTCCGAGGCGGCCTACGCCGTGCATAAGTTCTTCCGCGACAACGGCTTCGCCTACGTGCATTCCCCCATCATCACGGGTTCGGACTGCGAGGGCGCGGGCGAGATGTTCCGCGTGACCACCCTCGACCCCGCCAGCCCAGAGGCCTGCAATCCCGAGAACGATTTCTTTGGCAAGAGCGCTGCGCTGACCGTGTCCGGCCAGTTGGCGGCGGAAATTTTCGCCACCTCCCTTGGCGACGTGTACACCTTCGGCCCGACCTTCCGCGCCGAGAACTCCAACACTCCGCGCCATGCCGCCGAGTTTTGGATGATCGAGCCGGAGATGGCCTTTGCCGACCTCACAGATGACATGAACCTCGGCGAGGCGTTCTTGAAGAGCGTTGTCGGCCATCTGCGCACGCATTGCGCCGAGGACCTCGCGCTTTTCGCCCAGTGGGTGGATAAGGAACTCGACGCGACGCTCGATACCATCCTCAACGAGGATTTCGCGCGCGTGTCCTACACCGAGGCTGTGGATATCCTGTTGGCCAATTCCAAGACCAAGAAGGGCAAGGATCGCTTCGAGTACCCCGTGTCGTGGGGCATCGACCTCCAGACCGAGCACGAGCGCTTTCTTACCGAGGAGCATTTTAAGCGTCCGGTCATCGTGTACGACTACCCCAAGGACATCAAGGCGTTCTACATGCGTCTCAATGAAGACGGGAAGACCGTCGCCGCCATGGACATCCTCGTGCCCCGCGTGGGCGAGATCATCGGCGGCAGCCAGCGCGAGGAGCGCATCGACGTGCTGAACTCCCGCATTGCCGAGCTCGGTCTCAATCCCGATGACTACTGGTGGTACATGGATCTGCGCCGCTTCGGCTCCGTTCCGCATGCGGGCTTCGGCATGGGCTTCGAGCGTCTGCTGATGATGGTCACCGGCGTGACCAACATCCGCGATGTCATCCCCTGCCCCCGCACACCCAAGCATCTCGAATTCTAGCTTCCGTCAGCACGTCTGCGGATGCATGCGCCCCGGAACGCCAGTCGGTGTCCGGGGCGCTTCGTTTTTCGAGGTTCGTTTCGTGCGCGAGCCGGGAGGATTGTCGACGGGGAGGGCAGGCTATGGCTTGCGGCGTTCTGCCCCCGTGCGGCGGTCGTCGCCGGAACGACGCTCCGGGGTTGATCTGCGGTCGAATTCGCTCAGGTCATCCGTTATGGAGCGCCTGTCCTGAAAGCGGGATCGCCGGTCGTCGGAGCGGCGGTCGTTTTGGCGGCGGTCCGGGTGATTCGTATCGTTGGGCATGGCGGGTCTCCGTTGTTTGGTGGACGATAGCACGATATCCTGCCGGGGAGGAAGCCCTTGGGTCGGGAATGCCTGATGGCAGGGTATTTTCGCGGGATTGCCTTGCGACATTCCATGAGATTTCGTCCCGCAAAGCCACACGGCCCGCCAAGGGCAGACGGCCCATCGCATGTCGGGGGTCCAGGGGGCCAGCGGCCCCTTGGCCGGCGGAGCCTACGGCTTGCATGTGGCAAGGAACGATACGGCCCGTCACAGCGATGAGCCGCTGCGCGGGGCATGGCCTTCGGCGACCGGGGCGCTGCCCCGGCCCCGGTCAAGGGCCGGGGGCCCTTAACAATCCCAACTTGGGCTTCGTCGCGCAAAGCCACTCGGCCCGCCAAGGGCAGACGGCCCATCGCATGTCGGGGGTCCAGGGGCCCAGCGGCCCCTTGGCTGGCGGAGCCTGCGTCTCGCATGCGGCAACGAACGATACGGCCCGTCACAGCGATGAGCCGCTTGACAGCCGCCCACGATGGACGTAGTGAGGTGACAGAAGCTGGTTGTTTGTTCAAACAGCCATGCTCAAGCCGGTCGATGATCGGTGTCATCATGACAGCAAGCGCCCAAGCGCATTGAATATTTTGCCGGAACACGGCTCCCGGTGGAGCAGGCGACACGTGGCAGAGGTTGAACGATAATCCGTTGCTGTCCGCAAGGGCTATGCGGGTGTTCCGGCAGAAGACTCGCGACATTGGTTGAGTGCACACACAGCGCGGCCCGTTGCGGCGCGAATATCGCGACGCAACGGGCCGCGCGTGTTGGGTGCGCCATCCGTAGGTCCGCAGGGGCGCGCAATTTCCCGCGTTAAAGGCACCTCCTTGCAGAACCCCCGCCAAGGGGGTTTTCTGTTATCCGGAAGTCCGCGGCGCGGGAGCCTTGGCTGGGTGCGGGCGTTGACGGCTTGGTGCATAACGTTTAACAGGTTGTTGCCCTGCAAACTGGGGTGCATCATGCGACGCATCGCGTCGCGGCGACGCCATGCGGGGCTGCGGTTGGGCCGGAATCTGGGCAAAACGGAAAACTGTGGTAGGACGCATGACTAAGAAAGAACTCTTGCTGGAGGCGGCCAAGGAACTCTTCGGAGTCCATGGCTATTCCGAGACCACATTCAAGAAGATTTCCGAACGCGCCGGAGTGGCCCTCGGGCTGCTGACGCATCACTACGGCAACAAGGAGAAGCTGTTTCTCGCCGCCGGAATGGATGTTCTCGACAATCTCATCTTCCAGTTGCGCGAGTCAGTCGACGGGGCAGAGACGGGCCTTGAGGCCGTGCAGCGCTTCGTCCGCAAGTATTTCGAATTTTCCGTCGATCCCGACGAACATTTCCTTGTGCTCATCCGCTGCTCTCCCTACAGCGACGTCAAGACTCGCGAAGACCGTGAGGAGATGGCCAGCAAGTTCACCGACGTGCTTGAAACCCTGAAGGCCTGCGTGGCCCGGGGCGTGGCCGACGGTTCCATCCGTGATCTGCCCGTCGAACAGACCGCCATCGCCGTTCAGTGCAACCTTGTCGGTGGAGTGCGCACGCGTCTGCTCACGCCATATTATCCGGATACGCTCTACGACGACATCTGCGCGTTCGTCACCCGCAGTCTGTCCTCTGCCGCCTGCTAGCTGGCAGTGTATTCCATGTCATCAGGACCCGGTTCCGCTTCGGCGGTGCCGGGTCTTTTGATTTCTGGACGATTTGCATTGCGTGATGTGATGGGTGAAAGTCCTTCGCACGCAGTGCGTTTCGCGGTCTATGGGACTTGTTGAATAATTGTGATGATGGCGTATAGGATAAGAAAACAGATTGCTGTGTCCGTTGCATTGCTTTTCCGGAGGGTGTCATGTCCTGCCGATCGTTCGCTGTTGCATGCGCGTTGCTTGCTGCGGTGGCCCTTGGGGCTGCGGCGGCCGTGAGTGTGTGCGCCATTGCCGAGCGTCCGGCACTGTCACGAGGATTCGTCGATGGAGGCGTGTCGGACGCGCGGCTTGGAAACGGGCTCGATGCATCGACCCATGTCGCGGCGCTCGTGTCCGGCAGTGGGGCGGCCGCTCTGCTGATCTTCATCGTCTGGACTGGGCAACTCCGGCAGCGCGAGGAGCATTATCGCGGGCTCATCGAAAATGGTGCGGACCTGATTATCGCCTTTGAGCCGTCGGGAAGCATTCGCTACCACAGCCCATCGTGCCGCGCCGTTTTGGGACGGGGTGGTCCCGATCTGGTTGGGCAGCAGGTTTACGAGCTGTTGCACGATGCGGATGTTCCTGTGCTGCGCGAGGCGGTGGATAGACTCCTCGGTGGTGGCGGGACCCAGTGCGTGGTCCAGAGAATGAGCAACCCCGAGGGCGCAAGCCGGTCCTTCGAGGCGCATGTGTCCGTCATGCCGGATGGGGGCGGGCGGCAACTGGTGGTCCTCAACGCCCGTGACATCACGGCGCGCCTTGAGGCCGAAGAGCGTCTGCGCCGCAGCGAGGAGCGTTTTCAACTGGCCCTGCGGGCGTCCAACGTGGAGTTGTGGGAATACAATTTCGCGACTGGGCATTCCATCCTGCCCGAGATGCTCTACCAGACGCTGGGCTATGGGGATGGCGAGGGCCCTGCCCTTGCCGTGGACCTCGAATACATACATGAGAATGATCGTGCGGGCGTCTCGGATGCGCTGCTCGCTCATGTCGATGGACGTTCGCAGGTGTTCAAGGCTGATTTCAGGTTGCGCAGCCGGAGCGGCGAGTATGTGTGGGTGTCAGCCACGGGGCGCATGTTCGACAGGGATGGGGATGGAGAATTTGAGACCTTCATCGGAATCATCCGCAATGTGGCATGGCGTAAGGAGCTTGAGGAGTCCCTGCGAACGCTGGCGACCCGCGACGGGCTGACCGGGCTGCATAATCGGGTTCATTTCATCAGCCTCGCCGAGCGTGAACTGGACCGCGCGGGGCGCTATCGACATCCATGCACGGTGCTCATGGTTGATGCCGACGACTTTAAGGCCGTGAACGACACCTACGGGCACGAGGCCGGGGATGCCGTGCTGTGCCGACTGGCCGAGACGGCGGTGCGCATGCTGCGCGACGTGGATATCGTGGGACGCATCGGCGGGGAGGAGTTTGCCGCGCTGCTGCCGGAGACGGATGTCGAGGCGGCGGTGGTTGCGGCGGAGCGCGTGCGCGCCGCAGTGGATGCCCTGGCGGTGGAGACCGTCGCAGGGACGATCCG harbors:
- the ftsY gene encoding signal recognition particle-docking protein FtsY → MGFFSKLKFWQKQDTTKPQDAPEAVEATLAPEMPAEAEATAAPEPTPAAAPEPTPAAAPAETPVEAPAAPAEVPNADAEPAAPQRDAAPEENKLTAEEPWQRELTLRLREAEPKLSEWLSVVLDGVSTRGAELDTRLSFLFRALGAPESEARDFRDRFNSWLDMMEYEDVADFRSELQYRLALALELEDEEDERNRLFLKLSEGLEKTKERISRRIEGLLSAHETMDDAFWDELEEILIMADVGYEATAKLIANLRERVRKAGVTETSAFKDLMREELEEVFRTERRITAVNPPEVVLMIGVNGAGKTTTIAKLAHRAQMQGKKVLVAAGDTFRAAAMEQLQVWAERVGAGFFGKGEGADPAAVAFEAVDIALRDGYDMVFVDTAGRLHTKVDLMAELTKIRNVLGKKHPGAPHRSVLVLDATTGQNALSQVKLFADAAGIDEIILTKLDGTAKGGVVVAIALQHGIPITYIGLGEKMEDLRPFNGKDFATALLS
- the asnS gene encoding asparagine--tRNA ligase; translation: MKRLRVRQALGSETPVESIVVKGWVRTKRENKGFAFIELNDGSCLSNLQVIVDEGIAGWEDIARVTTGASISVEGNLVESPGAGQKWEVHGTSLTLLGDADPETFPLQKKRHSDEFLRSIAHLRPRTNKFGAIFRIRSEAAYAVHKFFRDNGFAYVHSPIITGSDCEGAGEMFRVTTLDPASPEACNPENDFFGKSAALTVSGQLAAEIFATSLGDVYTFGPTFRAENSNTPRHAAEFWMIEPEMAFADLTDDMNLGEAFLKSVVGHLRTHCAEDLALFAQWVDKELDATLDTILNEDFARVSYTEAVDILLANSKTKKGKDRFEYPVSWGIDLQTEHERFLTEEHFKRPVIVYDYPKDIKAFYMRLNEDGKTVAAMDILVPRVGEIIGGSQREERIDVLNSRIAELGLNPDDYWWYMDLRRFGSVPHAGFGMGFERLLMMVTGVTNIRDVIPCPRTPKHLEF
- a CDS encoding TetR/AcrR family transcriptional regulator is translated as MTKKELLLEAAKELFGVHGYSETTFKKISERAGVALGLLTHHYGNKEKLFLAAGMDVLDNLIFQLRESVDGAETGLEAVQRFVRKYFEFSVDPDEHFLVLIRCSPYSDVKTREDREEMASKFTDVLETLKACVARGVADGSIRDLPVEQTAIAVQCNLVGGVRTRLLTPYYPDTLYDDICAFVTRSLSSAAC
- a CDS encoding sensor domain-containing diguanylate cyclase; the encoded protein is MSCRSFAVACALLAAVALGAAAAVSVCAIAERPALSRGFVDGGVSDARLGNGLDASTHVAALVSGSGAAALLIFIVWTGQLRQREEHYRGLIENGADLIIAFEPSGSIRYHSPSCRAVLGRGGPDLVGQQVYELLHDADVPVLREAVDRLLGGGGTQCVVQRMSNPEGASRSFEAHVSVMPDGGGRQLVVLNARDITARLEAEERLRRSEERFQLALRASNVELWEYNFATGHSILPEMLYQTLGYGDGEGPALAVDLEYIHENDRAGVSDALLAHVDGRSQVFKADFRLRSRSGEYVWVSATGRMFDRDGDGEFETFIGIIRNVAWRKELEESLRTLATRDGLTGLHNRVHFISLAERELDRAGRYRHPCTVLMVDADDFKAVNDTYGHEAGDAVLCRLAETAVRMLRDVDIVGRIGGEEFAALLPETDVEAAVVAAERVRAAVDALAVETVAGTIRFTVSIGVATFGPQSASLEEMLRVADAALYKAKKEGRNRVVVA